Proteins found in one Amycolatopsis umgeniensis genomic segment:
- the sfnG gene encoding dimethylsulfone monooxygenase SfnG, with protein sequence MPGIESEPLKFAYWVPNVSGGLVTSDIEQRTDWGYEYNRDLAVLAENSGFEYALSQVRYTASYGAAYQHESTGFSLALLLATQRLKVIAAIHPGLWHPGVLAKFIASADVISGGRAAVNVVSGWFKDEFTNLGEAWLEHDERYRRSEEFIRVLKELWTNDHAEFNGDFYRIHDFDIKPKPVGRPHPEIFQGGNSTAARKLAGRVSDWYFSNGKDFDGFSEQVEEVRGYAAENDHAVRFGLNGFLIARETESEAKAVLREIVEKANSDAVEGFRNAVKQAGGSTSDKKGMWADSEFKDLVQYNDGFRTGLIGTPEQIADRAIEYKKRGANLLLLGFLHYLEDVEHFGKHVLPVIRAKEADLERGAATPEPLVTSAS encoded by the coding sequence ATGCCGGGAATCGAATCCGAACCACTCAAATTCGCCTATTGGGTCCCCAATGTGAGCGGCGGGCTGGTCACCAGCGACATCGAGCAGCGCACCGACTGGGGATACGAGTACAACCGGGATCTCGCCGTCCTCGCGGAGAACAGCGGGTTCGAGTACGCGCTGAGCCAGGTCCGCTACACGGCCAGCTACGGTGCCGCCTACCAGCACGAATCGACCGGATTCAGCCTCGCGCTGCTGCTCGCGACGCAACGGCTGAAGGTGATCGCGGCGATCCATCCCGGACTGTGGCACCCCGGGGTGCTCGCGAAGTTCATCGCCAGCGCGGACGTGATCTCCGGCGGGCGCGCGGCGGTCAACGTGGTCAGCGGCTGGTTCAAGGACGAATTCACCAATCTGGGTGAAGCGTGGCTCGAACACGACGAGCGATACCGTCGTTCGGAGGAGTTCATTCGCGTACTGAAGGAACTCTGGACGAACGACCACGCCGAATTCAACGGCGATTTCTACCGGATTCACGATTTCGACATCAAGCCCAAACCGGTGGGACGGCCGCATCCGGAGATCTTCCAGGGCGGCAACTCCACCGCCGCGCGGAAGCTCGCGGGCCGCGTCTCCGACTGGTACTTCAGCAACGGCAAGGACTTCGACGGGTTCAGCGAGCAGGTCGAGGAGGTCCGCGGCTACGCGGCCGAGAACGATCACGCCGTCCGCTTCGGGCTCAACGGTTTCCTGATCGCGCGGGAGACCGAAAGCGAGGCGAAGGCCGTGCTGCGCGAGATCGTCGAGAAGGCGAACAGCGACGCCGTCGAGGGTTTCCGCAACGCCGTCAAGCAGGCGGGAGGCTCCACTTCGGACAAGAAGGGGATGTGGGCCGACTCGGAGTTCAAGGATCTGGTGCAGTACAACGACGGCTTCCGCACCGGGCTGATCGGCACGCCGGAGCAGATCGCGGATCGGGCCATCGAGTACAAGAAGCGCGGGGCGAACCTGCTGCTGCTCGGTTTCCTGCACTACCTGGAGGACGTCGAGCACTTCGGGAAGCACGTGCTGCCGGTGATCCGGGCGAAGGAGGCGGACCTGGAGCGAGGCGCCGCCACCCCCGAACCCCTGGTCACCTCCGCCTCCTGA